A region from the Campylobacter subantarcticus LMG 24377 genome encodes:
- the pbpC gene encoding penicillin-binding protein 1C, producing MKVKISLALCVLSLCFYIGLVYFSFDSKDLFKGTYSKVLLDKNKELLSVFLDPNEQWHLESEFIPQKLKSAVVLYEDKNFYSHYGVDFLALVRAFKNNLFSSKRSGASTISMQTIKLLEQNKRTYFNKFNEVIKAFALESFYSKDEILRFYLNNAPYGGNLIGVASAGLFYFEKDLKNLTWSEAALLAVLPNNPGLINLEKNKDKLLKKRNALLDRLFKKGYFSQDILNLAKAEKLPTFKPRKNIAAHLARRLLVNKERVVSSIDKNIQIRFEDKAKEYAYKLQQKGIKNLAILLADTKSSKILAYVGSNDFCDFENFGQIDGVIAKRSVGSVLKPLLFAFAIDEGFIVPDSLLLDVPTFFSNFAPQNANKKYHGLISARESLQKSLNIPFVNLLLEYGYEKFFFKLKDILKFNDGNFKKYGLSLILGTKEFSLEDMLKLYLGLGNYGSFNELLYEENAYHKESKKIISSGASFLTLQVLKGLDRAGLKQYDSNIVVSWKTGTSYGRKDAWAIGTSPKYTLGVWVGNFSGEANTNLYGVNVAGELFFELLSLLDDMNLEFDQPGDLISIKIENQTAYRYKHGFGYKEVLYPQSANVLRVSPLLKEVFVYDGKEVNSLDKDFIHAKKKVVLNLPSNAQSFFAKEKQTIQNTSEKFKILYPLNHLNIVLPKDFKQKQKLIVKLFNPKKEKLFWYLNQELIHEGVEDFLSLDLKKGKYSLNIISQRGVSDFVIFNIY from the coding sequence GTGAAAGTCAAAATAAGCCTTGCATTATGTGTTTTAAGCCTGTGTTTTTATATAGGTTTGGTTTATTTTAGTTTTGATAGCAAGGATTTATTTAAAGGGACTTATAGTAAGGTTTTGTTGGATAAAAACAAAGAGCTTCTTAGCGTGTTTTTAGATCCTAATGAACAATGGCATCTAGAAAGTGAATTTATACCACAAAAACTAAAAAGCGCGGTGGTTTTATATGAAGATAAAAACTTTTATTCTCATTATGGGGTGGATTTTTTAGCGCTTGTAAGAGCATTTAAAAATAATCTTTTTTCAAGCAAAAGAAGTGGCGCAAGCACCATTTCTATGCAGACTATTAAACTTTTAGAGCAAAATAAACGTACATATTTTAATAAATTTAATGAAGTTATCAAGGCTTTTGCTTTAGAAAGTTTTTATAGTAAAGATGAAATTTTAAGATTTTATTTGAATAATGCTCCTTATGGTGGAAATCTAATTGGTGTCGCAAGTGCTGGTTTATTTTACTTTGAAAAAGATTTAAAAAACCTCACTTGGAGCGAAGCGGCTTTGCTTGCGGTGCTTCCAAATAATCCCGGTTTGATTAATCTTGAAAAAAATAAAGATAAGCTTTTGAAAAAACGCAATGCCTTGCTTGATAGACTTTTTAAAAAGGGGTATTTTTCTCAAGACATCTTAAATCTTGCAAAGGCGGAAAAACTTCCCACTTTTAAACCAAGAAAAAACATAGCAGCTCATTTAGCCCGAAGACTTTTAGTCAACAAGGAAAGAGTTGTTTCGAGTATAGATAAAAACATTCAAATTCGGTTTGAAGATAAAGCGAAAGAATATGCATACAAACTGCAGCAAAAAGGTATAAAAAATTTAGCCATCTTGCTTGCTGATACTAAAAGCAGTAAAATTTTAGCCTATGTGGGTTCGAATGATTTTTGTGACTTTGAAAATTTTGGTCAGATTGATGGAGTCATAGCAAAACGTAGTGTCGGATCTGTTTTAAAACCATTGCTTTTTGCTTTTGCTATAGACGAGGGGTTTATAGTGCCTGATTCTTTATTGCTTGATGTGCCTACATTTTTTTCTAATTTTGCACCGCAAAATGCAAATAAAAAATACCATGGTTTAATTAGCGCAAGAGAATCTTTACAAAAGTCACTTAATATTCCTTTTGTAAATTTGCTTTTAGAGTATGGTTATGAAAAATTCTTTTTTAAACTCAAAGATATTTTAAAATTTAATGATGGTAATTTTAAAAAATACGGACTTTCTTTAATTTTGGGGACAAAAGAATTTAGCTTGGAGGATATGCTTAAACTTTATTTGGGGCTTGGAAATTATGGAAGTTTTAATGAGCTTTTATACGAAGAAAATGCTTATCATAAAGAAAGCAAAAAAATAATCAGTAGCGGTGCAAGTTTTTTAACCTTGCAAGTTTTAAAAGGCTTAGATAGAGCAGGGTTAAAGCAATATGATTCTAACATAGTTGTATCGTGGAAAACTGGTACAAGCTATGGTAGAAAGGATGCATGGGCTATAGGAACATCTCCAAAATACACTTTAGGTGTTTGGGTGGGTAATTTTAGTGGCGAAGCAAATACAAATTTATACGGAGTGAATGTTGCAGGTGAGTTATTTTTCGAGCTTTTATCTTTGCTTGATGATATGAATTTGGAGTTTGATCAACCTGGTGATTTGATTTCGATCAAGATAGAAAATCAAACAGCTTATCGATATAAGCATGGTTTTGGTTATAAAGAAGTACTTTATCCTCAAAGTGCTAATGTGTTAAGAGTTTCTCCGCTATTAAAAGAAGTATTTGTATATGATGGAAAAGAAGTTAATTCCTTGGATAAGGACTTTATTCATGCAAAGAAAAAGGTCGTTTTAAATTTACCTTCAAATGCACAATCATTTTTTGCAAAAGAAAAACAAACCATTCAAAATACAAGTGAAAAATTTAAAATTTTATATCCATTGAATCATTTAAACATCGTTTTGCCTAAAGATTTCAAGCAAAAACAAAAATTGATTGTAAAACTTTTTAACCCAAAAAAAGAAAAATTATTTTGGTATTTAAATCAGGAATTGATTCATGAAGGTGTGGAAGATTTTTTATCTTTAGATTTAAAAAAAGGCAAATATAGTCTTAATATAATCAGTCAGAGAGGAGTTAGTGATTTTGTAATATTTAATATATATTAA
- a CDS encoding methyl-accepting chemotaxis protein has translation MSASMNAVTARTEEVIKQSSDIKDVTDVIRDINLLALNAAIEAARAGEHGRGFIVVADEVRNLVERTQKSLGEIEANTNILVQSINEMGESIKEQALGISQINQSVLEIDGLTKENSQIAHATNSVANEVDSMSADIVAEVRGKKF, from the coding sequence ATGAGCGCATCTATGAATGCGGTTACAGCAAGAACTGAAGAAGTTATTAAACAAAGTAGTGATATTAAAGATGTAACCGATGTGATTAGAGATATCAACCTACTTGCATTAAATGCTGCTATTGAAGCTGCACGTGCAGGTGAACACGGACGTGGCTTTATTGTTGTTGCTGATGAAGTTAGAAATCTAGTAGAAAGAACTCAAAAGTCTTTGGGTGAGATTGAAGCAAATACTAATATCTTGGTTCAATCTATTAATGAAATGGGTGAAAGTATTAAAGAACAAGCTTTAGGAATTTCACAAATTAATCAATCTGTTTTAGAAATAGATGGTTTAACTAAAGAAAACTCACAAATTGCTCATGCGACTAATTCTGTAGCAAATGAAGTTGATTCTATGTCAGCTGATATTGTAGCAGAGGTTAGAGGAAAGAAATTCTAA
- a CDS encoding argininosuccinate synthase, translated as MKALALFSGGLDSMLAIKLISSQGIEVKALNINIGFGGTSDKSELMAKRAAMAGASFEMIDMRNAYLQEVLFNPQYGYGKHFNPCIDCHAFMFKTALSMLKDENASFIITGEVIGQRPMSQRNDAMAKVKKLALDEEDLILRPMCAKNLPLTKPEREGWVDREKLENISGRSRKKQLELAAKFGFEDFESPGGGCLLTLESFSNKIKDFIQFDKNMQVNDAQLLKYGRHLRLPNGSKMIVGRNELENQFLKELKTEKYEELKLFDLVGAYSLVDENIHSQDLELALSVALTYAKTQNNTKYKIGFKDKIFQSMAFEDKNKIQAYFIN; from the coding sequence ATGAAAGCATTAGCACTTTTTAGTGGTGGGCTTGATTCTATGCTTGCTATAAAACTCATAAGTTCTCAAGGTATAGAAGTAAAAGCTTTAAATATCAATATAGGCTTTGGTGGTACAAGTGATAAAAGCGAACTCATGGCGAAACGCGCTGCTATGGCAGGAGCTAGTTTTGAGATGATAGATATGAGAAATGCGTATCTACAAGAAGTTTTATTTAACCCTCAATATGGATATGGAAAGCATTTTAACCCTTGTATAGATTGTCATGCTTTTATGTTTAAAACTGCTCTTTCTATGTTAAAAGATGAAAATGCAAGTTTTATCATCACAGGAGAAGTGATTGGCCAACGCCCAATGAGCCAAAGAAATGATGCTATGGCAAAGGTTAAAAAACTAGCACTTGATGAAGAAGATTTGATCTTGCGTCCAATGTGTGCTAAAAATTTACCTTTAACTAAACCTGAGCGCGAGGGTTGGGTTGATAGAGAAAAGTTAGAAAACATAAGTGGAAGAAGTAGAAAAAAACAACTTGAACTAGCTGCCAAATTTGGTTTTGAAGATTTTGAAAGTCCAGGTGGTGGTTGTTTGCTTACGCTTGAGAGTTTTTCAAATAAAATCAAAGATTTCATTCAATTTGATAAAAATATGCAAGTTAATGATGCTCAACTTTTAAAATACGGACGCCACTTAAGACTTCCAAATGGCTCTAAAATGATAGTGGGTAGAAATGAGTTAGAAAATCAATTTTTAAAAGAGCTTAAAACTGAAAAATATGAAGAATTAAAGTTATTTGATTTAGTCGGTGCTTATTCTTTAGTAGATGAAAACATTCATTCACAAGATCTTGAACTTGCTCTAAGTGTAGCACTAACTTATGCTAAAACTCAAAATAATACAAAATACAAAATAGGCTTTAAAGATAAAATTTTCCAAAGTATGGCTTTTGAAGATAAAAATAAAATTCAAGCATATTTTATAAATTAA